Within the Vagococcus carniphilus genome, the region CAGTTGATTTCAGCTAAAGCTAGCTGTCCTGGTAAATACTACATTATTATTTCAGGTCGCGTGGATGCTGTGACGCAATCTATTGAAGAAGGAACACGAATTGGTGGTATGCATATTGTAGGAAAACTAATCATTCCTCGTATCGACCCTCAAGTTGTTCGTGCTATCAATATGACTCATGTACCAGATAACGCTCGAGCAATTGGGGCGATTGAATACTATTCAGCAGCAGGCTCTATCGTTGCCGCAGATTTTGCGGTTAAAGCTGCTAGTGTTGACTTAATTAGTTTACAATTAGCAACTGGAATTGCTGGAAAATCTTTTGTTGTTCTTACTGGTGACGTGGATGCGGTTAAAGCTGCCGTTGAAGCTGGTGTTGAAGGGGCAAAAGATGAAGCGATGATTATTAATCATATCGTTTTACCAAACCCTAGAAAAGAATTAATTGATAGTTTAGTCTTTTAAAATAAAAATGACATAACCGAAAAAATCGGTTATGTCATTTTTTTAATATCTATTTGGTATTGATAAAGCATTGAAGTTGGAGACAAGCTCTTTGGTATAAGAGTGGGAGGGTTGATTGAATATTATATCTCATTGTTAAGTAACTGCTCTATTTCCTCTAAATAAATTAAAGTTTGAGGTAAATTCAGACAATTTTCTATAACATAGTTAACTTGTATATCAAAAGGTAGCAGTTTCTGATATTTAATATTAGACATATGTTTATTGACCAAAGTAGGGTTATTTATTAAATAATCTACTAATACTTTTTTACTCCATACAAATTCTTTTGTTCTTTGAACTATTCTTTTTAAAGAATCTGGAATAATGTCAATAAATAGGGACATCTTGTTATCGTTATATTCAATTAGTTCATTAGCATAAATTATACTAAATAAAATCTGTAGGGTATAATTTATTTTAGTTCCTGCAAAAGTCCGAAAAGCTATTCTGTCATTTAAATAAATAACAAACGGATTTGTTAAAGATAGTTGCTGTGCCCTCAACTGAGTGAGTCCTTCTTGAACTTCACTATTTAAACTATCAATCCAATCAATATCCTTGATTAAAGCCAACATTTCATTAGCTAATAAATGACTAGTCTCACCTCCTAGTGAGAAGAATTTAGGAGGCTTCCCATCGTTTGCTGGAAGTACTATAATTTTTTTATTTTCATGATTAATCTCTTTAATTTTCCAAATTTTAGCACCCAATAGAATATTGCTATCTATCTCCAAAAATATATCTAGAGGTATTTCACCAATTTTTTTGACATCACTGAAAACACTATAGTTACTAGGCGTACTAAATTGAGAAAAGAAACGTCCCATAGTCAACAACGGTTCTGTAGCAACTCCAGTAATAAATTCTTCTCCAATCGACTCTATAAACTCTTCTTCTAAAAGATGAGTTACTATTTTTTTTATTTCCTCATCATTCAACCAGTTCCAATTTTTAAATTGCTGATTTAAATGAAACACAGTTTGTTTTTTTAATCCTGAATGCTCCAATAACATAGCTAATAACTGATGAGCAAATAAATCATAAGGCTTACTGGGACCATCTAATCTTTCTATTTCACTTCTTTCATACAAGGAAATCGCGGCTAATCCTTTTAATAAATCAAAAGGAGTCGTTGCAATGAAATGTAAAATACTTTTTTTCGTTTTTCGCCCACTTCTTCCCAACCGTTGACCTAAACTTGAAACTGAATAAGGTGCGTTATATTGTACAATACTATCAACTGCTCCAATATCAATCCCCATTTCCAAAGTCGATGTACAACAAATTGTAAATAATTGATTCTTAGCTGTTTTAGCAAAATTTTCAACATCTATTCTTGAATTTTTAGTTAATGATGAATGATGAGCAAAATAATTAACCGTTGAATTGTTCTTTTTTGCTTTTTTATTTAAATCAACTGATATAGATTCAACCAAACCTCGAGAATTTGGAAATATCAGCATACTTTCTTGCTGAGAATATTTATAAATTGCCTCAATACTTTTTTCTGATTTTCTTTGATCATTTTCAATAAAAAAATCTCTTGTTACTTCTAAATCATTTTTTGTCCGATCAATCAAAATATTAGTATCTTTATTATTTTTAAAATAGCTTTTGACTAATAAGCTATCTTCTGTATTTAGTGTTGCTGACATGCCAATATAGCGTGGCTCCTTCAGCATATATCTTTGGCATCTTTCAAGCATTGATTTTAGATGTAATCCTCGATTGCTATCTAAAAAACCATGAATTTCATCCACCAGAACCCATTCAACTCCCGCAAGTAAATATTGGGCTTCTTCTTTTCGTAAAGTTAGCATCGCTTCTATTGACTCAGGCGTTATCAAAAGAATTCCACTAGGTTTTTTTAATAATTTTCTCTTTTGTGCACTAGGAGCCTCACCGTGCCATCTTGTTACATTGATATTTAAATAATCACATAAATCAGACATTCGTTTAAATTGATCATTAATTAAAGCAATAAGAGGTGATATATATATGATTTTTATTCCTTTGTCAAAATCATTTACTTTATTAATCGCTGGTAAAAAAGCTGCTTCTGTTTTACCAGAAGCAGTCGGTGCACATAAAATTAAATTATTATCTGTTTTAGTCACTTGTTGAATAGCCGCTACTTGTATCTTAGTTAGCTCCTGCCATTTTTGATCGTAAATATACTCTTTGATTTCTCTTTTTAATAAACTAAAAGAATCCATCGCTAAATTACCTCAATTTCGTCGTCTAAGTTATCTTGATCTTTTTCAATAGGAAGTCTATCTTTACCAAATTTTTGTAAAATTAAAGAGGTATTATCCTCACTAGGATTTTGCCTTATCAAATCTAAAATTTCAATAAAATCTTTAATAACCGCTCTTGGAGTTAAAAATTCATCTGCTCCAGGACGATTTAACTGCTCCTCCATGTAAAGCTGAATTTCTGAATAAGAAAGGATAATTTCAGTTTGATAATGAATATTATAAATAGAAATTAAATATTCTAATAGAGTAAATATCTCTTCGTTAGTTAAAGGTTTTAAAGGTAATACTGTTCTATTAGTATTTATCAATTTAGAATCCATAGCTTTTTCATCACCAAGTCTTGTTTTTAAAGCTCCGTAGCTCGCTAAACCTCGATATTCATCGAAAACCGTTCGGCGTGTTGCACCAAAATTAATAAATAAATATTTCACTGTATTGGACTTACACTCATTATATATATTAAGAATCTTTTCATAATTTTTTTCCCTTGATTGCTTAACTGGTAATTTATAAAGATTAACTGCTTCATCAAAATTGATTACTAATCCAGCATATCCCAAACTCGCAAATAGTTCAGACAAATTTTTTAAAGCCTCATACCAGTTATCATCATTAATAATTTTACTAATTCCTAACTCTCTTTTGGACTCTGTTTTTGTTTCAATATCTCCTCTTATCCATCTTAAAGCTTTTAATTTTAATAATCTATCTTCTAAAACCAATCCCTCATAATATTTAACAATAGCTTGTCCTAATTCAAAAGATATTCCAACTGATGAAAATGAAGTTGTTACATCTAATATTTTATCAGTCATTTTTTTCTGATAGTCTACTGAAAAAATAGCTTGCGTTGAAACGTTTTCTTCGTTTGCAATAATACTTGCTAACTGATATAACCACTCTTCTAAAATGGTATTCAATGCGTTCCCATCTTGAGAAGTTTGCAACACAATGTTATCAACAATTTCACTATACAAAGCCTTTGCTTTACCATCAGAAGCATAAAATCTTCTAGTCGGTGTTAAATCTATAGTTGAGACAACAAAGTTTTTTTGAAGAGCTATAGATTCAATTGTCCTTAACATAAAACTTTTCCCACTACCAAAGTCCCCCACCCAAAAGCGAATATCACTATTACCACTTGAGACATTTTCTAAAATCCCCATTACTTCAGTTACTTCACTACTCCTACCAACTAATAAATGTCTAATTCCTCTAATTGGTACGACTCCTGCTTCTAAAGCACTAATAATATTGTTGGCTTCTTTTTTATTTACCTTACTTTTCATTCTCGATTACCTCCTTAGCAAACTCTACATAATATGAATCAATTATTACATAATCCTCTTCTATTAATAACATTTGATCACCTAATACTTCATAAAACTCCTGGTTAATTTCTTTTAAAAACATATTCAACATTACTCCATTGTTTTTGGCTAATAATTCTACTTCAGAGATGGATAATTTTTCACTTTTTGTTAATTGAGAAATGAGCTGAATTGCTTGTTTTGAATAGTCTGATTCATTTTTATCAGTTTTATTTTCTATTTGATTTGACTGAAGTAATTCTTTTGTTACAACAATTTCACTAAAATCTTCTGATTCGCCCAAAAATAGATCTAAACTATTAATAGTCTCAGTTAATTCTTTTTTTGAATTTTCAATTTGATTTCTATCTAAATTTACTTTTTTTCTCAATGGATTTTTTAGTTTAAGTAAATAAGATACTATTTCTAATGACAAAGGTTCTTTTAGTTTTACCTGCTCTTCAAATAGAATCAAATTATCAGGATAAATATACTCCTCAATTGCCTTCTTTAAACTCATTGTCATTTTCTCGTTTCTAGCTATCTCAAAACAAGAAATCAATTTTAAATCTGTATTATTAGTATTTTTTTGTAATAGTTTTAGTGCTTTTAAATAATCAGTTGCCTCTTGTTCTTTAATCAAAAGTTGACACCAGAAATCATCATTTTCATGTATAAGTATATATTCAGAAATAACATTAGCATTTTTAGCGCTCGAATTGTATAAATTAGTCAACAGCATCTCCTTAACTTTTTTAGTTCTGTTTTGCTTATACGAATTAAGAACCTGCGTTATATTCTCCCTTACAGTATTAGGAACAAACAAATCTACTAAGTGATGTGCTTCACTTACATTTAATCTGAGTGTATAACTTGTTTTGGGAAGACTGTTTCTAACTTCATTCTCAGATATCTTCATAAGTGCAGACATAAACTTATTTGTTCTTTCATTAAAGATGCGATCTTCTTTTTTTATTTTTTTAATACTTAATAATGACATTTTTCCCCAATTATCCAATTGTTCTGACTCAGCTAAAATAATTTTCCAAAGGTTGAGATATAATTTAATGATTTCCAATTTTACTTCTGGTAATTCCCATAATCTAGTTTCTCTAAAATATGTATTATTTAACAGATAAATATCTGAAGACAAAAAAGAGCATTTCTTTTGTAATTCTCCATCTTTATCCCACCAACATTGAGTAGAAGAAGACAAAACATTATTATCTTTTTCAAATTGACTATCTGGTTTAATTTTTGTTCCCAATACTGTCTGAGCTTGAAGCCCTACCAATTGAATCTTATCTTTCATCTTTTTACCTATTGCATCTTCTAACAGAGAATAAGAAAAAGTATTATCATAAAAATGTTTGATCGAATGGGCTACAGTTACATGACCTTCAGCAATACAGTAAAATGTATAAAGTAAATTATTATAAAAATTATTTTGTCCCCATTTATCACATACATCTAATAATGTTTGTTTATCTTTTTTTAACTCATTATCCGTAAAATTACATAAGGTAGCATAAAGTTTTAGTGTTTCATCTTTTATTTGTTTATTTTCCATGATTACACGTTCATAAGGTATTTCAAGAGAAGATATCCAATCAATTTCACTTTGTTGTTTAGTAGCAGAAGCAGGAACTATAATTCTTTGATCCTCTATGTCAGTGATATCAATTACGCTCTCTTTTTCACTTGGTAATTCTTCTACTTTTAATATTTTTTCACCTTCTTGAGTGACTCTTTTGATTGGTTCAGTCAATAATAAAGAGGTTTCATTTTCAACTATTCTTTTTTTATCTTGTTCCACATTAATACTCTCGTGAATAAGTTTTTGTTTTT harbors:
- a CDS encoding BMC domain-containing protein, which translates into the protein MEIDTLGFLELNSIAKGIEAVDYMLKVAECQLISAKASCPGKYYIIISGRVDAVTQSIEEGTRIGGMHIVGKLIIPRIDPQVVRAINMTHVPDNARAIGAIEYYSAAGSIVAADFAVKAASVDLISLQLATGIAGKSFVVLTGDVDAVKAAVEAGVEGAKDEAMIINHIVLPNPRKELIDSLVF
- a CDS encoding ATP-binding protein — protein: MKSKVNKKEANNIISALEAGVVPIRGIRHLLVGRSSEVTEVMGILENVSSGNSDIRFWVGDFGSGKSFMLRTIESIALQKNFVVSTIDLTPTRRFYASDGKAKALYSEIVDNIVLQTSQDGNALNTILEEWLYQLASIIANEENVSTQAIFSVDYQKKMTDKILDVTTSFSSVGISFELGQAIVKYYEGLVLEDRLLKLKALRWIRGDIETKTESKRELGISKIINDDNWYEALKNLSELFASLGYAGLVINFDEAVNLYKLPVKQSREKNYEKILNIYNECKSNTVKYLFINFGATRRTVFDEYRGLASYGALKTRLGDEKAMDSKLINTNRTVLPLKPLTNEEIFTLLEYLISIYNIHYQTEIILSYSEIQLYMEEQLNRPGADEFLTPRAVIKDFIEILDLIRQNPSEDNTSLILQKFGKDRLPIEKDQDNLDDEIEVI
- a CDS encoding DEAD/DEAH box helicase; amino-acid sequence: MDSFSLLKREIKEYIYDQKWQELTKIQVAAIQQVTKTDNNLILCAPTASGKTEAAFLPAINKVNDFDKGIKIIYISPLIALINDQFKRMSDLCDYLNINVTRWHGEAPSAQKRKLLKKPSGILLITPESIEAMLTLRKEEAQYLLAGVEWVLVDEIHGFLDSNRGLHLKSMLERCQRYMLKEPRYIGMSATLNTEDSLLVKSYFKNNKDTNILIDRTKNDLEVTRDFFIENDQRKSEKSIEAIYKYSQQESMLIFPNSRGLVESISVDLNKKAKKNNSTVNYFAHHSSLTKNSRIDVENFAKTAKNQLFTICCTSTLEMGIDIGAVDSIVQYNAPYSVSSLGQRLGRSGRKTKKSILHFIATTPFDLLKGLAAISLYERSEIERLDGPSKPYDLFAHQLLAMLLEHSGLKKQTVFHLNQQFKNWNWLNDEEIKKIVTHLLEEEFIESIGEEFITGVATEPLLTMGRFFSQFSTPSNYSVFSDVKKIGEIPLDIFLEIDSNILLGAKIWKIKEINHENKKIIVLPANDGKPPKFFSLGGETSHLLANEMLALIKDIDWIDSLNSEVQEGLTQLRAQQLSLTNPFVIYLNDRIAFRTFAGTKINYTLQILFSIIYANELIEYNDNKMSLFIDIIPDSLKRIVQRTKEFVWSKKVLVDYLINNPTLVNKHMSNIKYQKLLPFDIQVNYVIENCLNLPQTLIYLEEIEQLLNNEI
- a CDS encoding tellurite resistance TerB C-terminal domain-containing protein, with protein sequence MKKFLYIYKSNDFEKMNKKKWIAGLLAIFLGWIGYQKFYLKNKISGIIFISVLLLIIFTQNPFIFLIYMLLIIYSFIEGCIYLVTAGKEYLVELKRNIYSESNKKNVSNRKNLKKKNSKKRTKTSDSNDKKKIKKQKLIHESINVEQDKKRIVENETSLLLTEPIKRVTQEGEKILKVEELPSEKESVIDITDIEDQRIIVPASATKQQSEIDWISSLEIPYERVIMENKQIKDETLKLYATLCNFTDNELKKDKQTLLDVCDKWGQNNFYNNLLYTFYCIAEGHVTVAHSIKHFYDNTFSYSLLEDAIGKKMKDKIQLVGLQAQTVLGTKIKPDSQFEKDNNVLSSSTQCWWDKDGELQKKCSFLSSDIYLLNNTYFRETRLWELPEVKLEIIKLYLNLWKIILAESEQLDNWGKMSLLSIKKIKKEDRIFNERTNKFMSALMKISENEVRNSLPKTSYTLRLNVSEAHHLVDLFVPNTVRENITQVLNSYKQNRTKKVKEMLLTNLYNSSAKNANVISEYILIHENDDFWCQLLIKEQEATDYLKALKLLQKNTNNTDLKLISCFEIARNEKMTMSLKKAIEEYIYPDNLILFEEQVKLKEPLSLEIVSYLLKLKNPLRKKVNLDRNQIENSKKELTETINSLDLFLGESEDFSEIVVTKELLQSNQIENKTDKNESDYSKQAIQLISQLTKSEKLSISEVELLAKNNGVMLNMFLKEINQEFYEVLGDQMLLIEEDYVIIDSYYVEFAKEVIENEK